One window from the genome of Anopheles coluzzii chromosome X, AcolN3, whole genome shotgun sequence encodes:
- the LOC120953931 gene encoding serine/threonine-protein kinase tousled-like 1 isoform X1, whose protein sequence is MKNKQQQPSPPKKQKKQQQQQQTQRQEQLEQQQQQQQAQQRSSPSRYYQQQYQEPLPKRSLDDIMLSSYYIYMSAGTQLQMAPQTTIVQQVGQVDQTASHHHHTSHHLQQQQQQQQQQQQQSHHHHPQHFNSGNQQQHHQQHQQVATVLSSHQQQQQQTSAAAAAAIAVVLGGGGSGNGGGGGAGGGGGAAAAAAAAAAGSNNGGTATGSSSAKSSSGSLADAAQPTTTTTTTTAGVAVATAGGTTTPALHPPIPVGSGLQQQHHAHHTHHHHHHQQQQQQQQHHQNNNKDQDSNMSTGSSHSDKEQDAIMMSAVAAGLAIGSTPPSEKVSRAASERKRKRKAPDDNGGPGGGGVGAGAGGGGHFRDSRDNIKGLRLTLPPLSDNKKINDYFSKHPGLPAAASSPRVSSSTNSPLVGGITTTITAVGSGGSGSSAASAAAAAAAGNTAGGNNSSALGAISNNSPHVDPGGGGGTTGNTAGSGTGPARKSPNPQYPMYPPSPQTTPLLPVGSNGNNNNNNNNGHNAGGAGAASDLFTTGGSSRTQRQQQQQAAAAAAAAAAAANAAVSSAPSSPSVGNNPASGNNASVLVPPSVSTAMSAAAAAAAAVEAAKQAAATSTPSATTVLSPIITPLVSTAVVSTTGTAGSGVSLQQQQQQYQSGIVLVPSNNSTTSSLMHQKPTAASAGQQKQQTGGGQQQPASAGSTQQRDSQAQTQQSAGGATNNHQLACSASTPGTGTTAPSNCNAAGAAAAADHHHQRVTLVSCNTSSNSSSNGGAAVAVAATGSTTPSGGDLTSSGIGSTNVPLTTTTAATSTTSNNSSIGAGAQNSNSILQLPGGAVVTTTKSIGQKLQQHQATTTSSSSSTNTTGGQQSDSSSNNGGNFGSSKFGQQQQQQPGGASASTGTAPTTPTTLMLTKFVQTDLTQADITERDHDFESSRTRVDELSRLSDEQKCQLSVHQKAIEQHKSQISKCVEVVKKLLKQKSNIEKKEARQKCMQNRLRLGQFVTQRVGATFQENWTDGYAFQELAKRQEEITAEREEIDRQKKLLMKKRPTNSEGGRKRNNSSATGGGAGGTGGAGDRGGTGPGSAGVGTGAVVAMGSGGVVGASAGSVGSGGGGSALHNGNDSTFLKPDPVVSSSSTFTLQEYYECDEILKLRQSALKKEDADLQLEMEKLERERNLHIRELKRIHNEDQSRFNNHPVLNDRYLLLMLLGKGGFSEVHKAFDLKEQRYVACKVHQLNKDWKEDKKANYIKHALREYNIHKALDHPRVVKLYDVFEIDANSFCTVLEYCDGHDLDFYLKQHKTIPEKEARSIIMQVVSALKYLNEIKPPIIHYDLKPGNILLTEGNVCGEIKITDFGLSKVMDEENYNPDHGMDLTSQGAGTYWYLPPECFVVGKNPPKISSKVDVWSVGVIFYQCLYGKKPFGHNQSQATILEENTILKATEVQFANKPTVSNEAKSFIRGCLAYRKEDRMDVFALAKHEYLQPPVSKHNRSSNAQNAHAGGQNSSSTGTGAGGGGGGGGGGGGGSGGSGGAGGNQIGQQTSFSTGMFGNMNQSSSS, encoded by the exons ATGTCGGCCGGTACGCAGCTGCAGATGGCACCACAAACAACAATAGTACAACAAGTTGGCCAAGTCGACCAAACTGCATCACACCATCACCATACGTCGCATcatctccagcagcagcagcagcagcagcagcaacagcagcaacaatcgcatcatcatcatccgcagCACTTTAACAGTggcaatcagcagcagcatcatcagcagcaccagcaagtGGCAACGGTGCTGAGctcgcaccagcagcaacagcagcagacgTCGGCTGCCGCCGCGGCAGCAATTGCCGTTGTCCtgggcggtggcggcagcggtaacggcggcggcggcggtgcgggcggtggtggtggagcagcagcagcagcagcagcagcagcagcgggcagCAATAACGGCGGTACGGCgacgggcagcagcagtgccaaGAGCAGTAGCGGCTCCCTGGCGGACGCGGCCCAGCCGACGacaaccacgacgacgacgacggccggGGTGGCGGTAGCGACAGCCGGCGGGACGACGACGCCCGCCCTACATCCTCCCATCCCCGTCGGTAGcgggctgcagcagcagcatcacgcccatcacacacaccatcaccaccaccaccagcagcagcagcagcagcagcaacaccatcagaacaacaacaaggaTCAGGACTCGAACATGAGCACCGGCTCGTCCCACAGCGATAAGGAGCAGGACGCGATCATGATGAGTGCGGTGGCGGCCGGGCTGGCCATCGGGTCGACGCCCCCCTCGGAGAAGGTGTCGCGGGCGGCGTCCGAGCGCAAGCGCAAGCGGAAGGCGCCGGACGACAATGGCGGCCCGGGCGGAGGCGGCGTCGGGGCGGGAGCGGGAGGCGGAGGTCATTTTCGTGATAGTAGAGATAATATAAAGGGTCTGCGGCTGACGCTGCCGCCCCTCAGTGATAATAAGAAGATAAACGATTATTTTTCTAAACACCCGGGGCTGCCGGCCGCCGCGTCGTCCCCCCGCGTGTCCAGTAGCACTAATAGCCCGTTAGTCGGTGGCATCACCACCACGATCACCGCGGTCGGCAGCGGGGGCAGTGGTAGCAGTGCCGCctcagccgccgccgccgccgccgctggcAACACTGCCGGCGGCAACAACAGTAGCGCGCTAGGAGCAATATCCAATAATTCGCCGCACGTGGATCCCGGGGGTGGCGGCGGGACGACCGGCAACACCGCTGGCAGTGGTACCGGCCCTGCCCGCAAAAGCCCCAACCCGCAGTATCCCATGTACCCCCCTAGTCCACAGACGacgccgctgctgccggtggGCAGCaatggcaacaacaacaacaacaacaacaacggccaCAATGCCGGCGGCGCTGGTGCCGCGTCGGACCTGTTCACCACCGGCGGCAGCAGTCGAacgcagcggcagcagcagcagcaggcggcggcggcggcggcagcggcggctgcggcggccAATGCGGCCGTCTCGTCCGCGCCCTCCTCGCCGTCGGTGGGCAACAACCCGGCCAGTGGCAACAACGCTTCCGTACTAGTTCCTCCATCCGTCTCGACCGCCatgtcggcggcggcggcggcggccgcggcAGTCGAGGCGGCGAAACAGGCGGCCGCCACCTCCACACCGTCGGCGACGACGGTCCTGTCGCCCATCATAACGCCGCTGGTCAGCACGGCGGTGGTCAGCACGACCGGCACGGCCGGCTCGGGCGtctcgctgcagcagcagcagcagcagtaccagtCGGGTATCGTGCTCGTGCCCAGCAACAACAGTACCACCTCGTCGCTCATGCACCAGAAGCCAACGGCAGCGTCGGCCGgtcagcagaagcagcaaacCGGCGgcggacagcagcagccggcgtCCGCCGGCTCGACGCAGCAGCGAGATTCTCAGGCCCAAACGCAGCAGTCGGCCGGTGGGGCGACGAACAACCACCAGCTGGCGTGCAGCGCCTCCACGCCGGGGACGGGGACGACGGCGCCGAGCAACTGCAATGCGGCgggggccgccgccgccgccgaccaccaccatcagcgcGTGACGCTCGTGTCGTGCAACacgagcagcaacagcagcagcaatggcgGGGCCGCCGTCGCCGTCGCCGCGACCGGGTCGACCACCCCCAGCGGCGGCGACCTGACGAGCAGCGGGATCGGCAGCACCAACGTGCCGCTGACCACGACCACCGCGGCCACCTCGACGacgagcaacaacagcagcatcggGGCCGGCGCCCAGAACAGCAATTCCATACTCCAGCTACCGGGCGGTGCGGtagtcaccaccaccaagtcAATTGGGCagaagctgcagcagcatcaggcaaccaccacctcctcatcctcctccaCCAACACGACCGGCGGGCAGCAGAGCgacagcagtagcaacaatGGCGGCAACTTTGGCAGCAGCAAGttcggccagcagcagcagcagcagccgggcgGCGCATCCGCCTCGACCGGCACGGCCCCGACCACGCCGACCACGCTGATGCTGACCAAGTTCGTGCAGACCGACCTGACGCAGGCGGACATTACCGAGCGGGACCACGACTTCGAGAGCAGCCGGACGCGGGTGGACGAGCTGTCCCGGCTGTCGGACGAGCAGAAGTGCCAGCTGAGCGTGCACCAGAAGGCGATCGAGCAGCACAAGAGCCAGATCAGCAAGTGCGTCGAGGTGGTGAAGAAGCTGCTCAAGCAGAAGAGCAACATCGAGAAGAAGGAGGCGCGCCAGAAGTGCATGCAGAACCGGTTGCGGCTCGGGCAGTTTGTGACGCAGCGGGTTGGCGCCACCTTCCAGGAGAACTGGACGGACGGGTACGCGTTTCAGGAGCTGGCCAA ACGCCAGGAGGAGATCACTGCCGAGCGGGAGGAGATCGACCGGCAGAAGAAGCTGCTGATGAAGAAGCGGCCCACGAACAGCGAGGGCGGCCGCAAGCGCAACAACTCGTCGGCGACGGGCGGTGGTGCGGGCGGGACGGGCGGGGCCGGCGATCGGGGCGGCACCGGGCCGGGCAGTGCGGGCGTCGGTACCGGCGCCGTCGTGGCGATGGGCAGCGGCGGCGTGGTGGGCGCCAGCGCGGGCAGCGTCGGCAGCGGGGGCGGCGGGTCGGCGCTGCACAACGGCAACGACAGCACGTTCCTGAAGCCGGACCCGgtcgtcagcagcagcagcacgttcaCGCTGCAGGAGTACTACGAGTGCGACGAGATACTGAAGCTGCGCCAGAGCGCGCTGAAGAAGGAGGACGCCGACCTGCAGCTCGAGATGGAGAAGCTCGAGCGGGAGCGGAATCTGCACATCCGCGAGCTGAAGCGGATACACAACGAGGATCAG TCGCGCTTCAACAATCACCCGGTGCTGAACGATCGGtacctgctgctgatgctgctcgGCAAGGGCGGCTTCTCCGAGGTGCACAAAGCGTTCGACCTGAAGGAGCAGCGGTACGTCGCGTGCAAGGTGCACCAGCTCAACAAAGACTGGAAGGAGGACAAGAAGGCGAACTACATCAA GCATGCGCTCCGGGAGTACAACATCCACAAGGCGCTCGACCATCCGCGGGTGGTGAAGCTGTACGACGTGTTCGAGATCGATGCCAACTCGTTCTGCACCGTGCTGGAGTACTGCGATGGGCACGATCTGGACTTTTACCTGAAGCAGCACAAAACCATCCCGGAAAAGGAGGCACGGTCAATCATAATGCAG GTCGTGTCGGCGCTCAAGTATCTGAACGAGATCAAGCCGCCGATCATCCATTACGACCTGAAGCCGGGCAACATCCTGCTCACCGAGGGCAACGTGTGCGGTGAGATCAAAATTACCGACTTCGGTCTGTCGAAGGTGATGGACGAAGAGAACTATAACCCGGACCATGGTATGGACCTTACGTCACAAGGTGCTGGAACTTATTG GTATCTGCCGCCGGAGTGCTTCGTGGTCGGCAAGAATCCGCCGAAAATCTCGTCCAAGGTGGACGTGTGGAGCGTGGGCGTCATCTTTTACCAGTGTCTGTACGGCAAGAAGCCGTTCGGGCACAACCAGTCACAGGCGACGATCCTGGAGGAGAACACGATCCTCAAGGCGACCGAGGTGCAGTTCGCCAACAAGCCAACCGTGTCGAACGAGGCAAAG AGCTTTATACGGGGGTGTCTCGCGTACCGGAAGGAGGACCGGATGGACGTGTTCGCGCTGGCCAAGCACGAGTATCTGCAGCCGCCCGTGTCGAAGCACAACCGGTCGTCCAATGCGCAGAATGCGCACGCCGGCGgccaaaacagcagcagcaccggtaCCGGTGCCGGCGggggtggcggcggcggcggcggcggtggcggtggatcGGGCGGATCGGGCGGGGCCGGCGGCAATCAGATCGGCCAGCAGACGTCCTTTTCCACCGGCATGTTCGGCAACATGAACCAGTCCAGCTCGTCTTAG